A window from Candidatus Dadabacteria bacterium encodes these proteins:
- a CDS encoding zinc ribbon domain-containing protein has translation MPLYEYECCDCGEEFEVLVLDSGEIIKCVSCDSQNVGKQFSTFGLGGGSENSGISESEDSGSCSQPSCSCCC, from the coding sequence GTGCCTTTATACGAATATGAGTGCTGTGATTGCGGAGAGGAATTTGAAGTTCTGGTACTTGACTCCGGTGAAATCATAAAGTGCGTGAGCTGCGATTCGCAGAACGTCGGAAAGCAGTTCTCGACCTTCGGATTAGGTGGTGGCAGTGAGAACTCGGGAATTTCCGAGAGCGAGGACTCAGGAAGTTGCTCACAACCATCCTGCTCTTGCTGCTGCTGA